A region from the Schistocerca serialis cubense isolate TAMUIC-IGC-003099 chromosome 1, iqSchSeri2.2, whole genome shotgun sequence genome encodes:
- the LOC126457263 gene encoding U1 small nuclear ribonucleoprotein A-like, translating to MGIRPCHTIYIDNLNEKIKKDDLKKSLCAIFSQFGQILDTVALKTLKMRGQAFVTFKDISSATNALRSTQGFPFYDKPMRMQYSKTDSDIIAKMKGTFAERPRKANRVPAAEETPDSKKAKRKAANENARLMGAGPGAATTVLGAAEQPPNQILFFTNLPDETSEMMLSMLFNQFGGFKEVRLVPNRHDIAFVEFENELQSAAAKDALQGFKITVT from the exons ATGGGCATTCGGCCATGTCACACTATCTACATCGACAATCTGAACGAGAAGATTAAGAAAGATGATTTGAAGAAGTCATTATGTGCAATTTTCTCGCAGTTTGGGCAGATTCTTGACACCGTTGCATTGAAAACATTGAAAATGCGTGGACAAGCATTTGTGACATTTAAAGATATTAGTTCCGCTACGAATGCTCTTCGTTCTACGCAAGGTTTTCCATTTTACGATAAGCCGATGCGAATGCAGTATTCAAAAACTGACTCAGATATCATTGCTAAGATGAAAGGTACGTTTGCAGAGAGGCCTAGAAAGGCTAACCGTGTTCCGGCAGCTGAGGAAACTCCAGACTCCAAGAAAGCTAAGCGCAAAGCAGCAAATGAAAATGCTCGCTTGATGGGAGCGGGACCAGGAGCAGCGACAACGGTCCTCGGGGCAGCTG AACAACCTCCAAACCAAATCCTGTTCTTCACCAACCTGCCTGATGAGACAAGTGAAATGATGTTATCGATGTTGTTCAATCAGTTCGGAGGATTCAAGGAAGTGAGACTGGTACCCAATCGTCATGATATTGCTTTTGTAGAATTTGAAAATGAATTGCAGAGTGCAGCAGCAAAGGACGCGCTACAGGGTTTCAAAATTACTGTCACATGA